One Chloroflexota bacterium genomic region harbors:
- a CDS encoding Rieske 2Fe-2S domain-containing protein: MFLTSEENRRLTQVGPGTDGGNLLRRYWHPIAGLHVLSDQHPTHFVRLLGEDLVLFRDKAGRVGLLADHCAHRGASLLYGRVEERGIACAYHGWLYDGRGNCLETPAEPAGSRFHLSVKQRAYPVERLFGLYWAYLGPAPAPPIRRLDVMDYPIEHVMETQFDANWVQVVENNLDGAHIYILHQNTMSGHREPCTSTTRGLIHTLVSLDYNEVSFGIMRRMVTADGYLQEDPMIFPNMLRRLTELSIKVPVDDCHTKKYVIFVNGERPNPTPNDEPSDYYVFPPNEAKSAADCVYPDATYRMDKLRYQDVMAIETQGPVTDRASWHPATTDRGVAMFDRLLLRQMDRVRDGLDPIGVTCEADAVIDTNMAAMRIRAGTAPVPQGVLVHQRRRSAVLA, from the coding sequence ATGTTTCTCACGTCTGAAGAGAACCGACGGCTGACGCAGGTCGGACCCGGCACCGATGGTGGAAACCTCCTGCGCCGGTACTGGCACCCCATCGCCGGGCTCCACGTTCTCTCCGACCAGCACCCCACCCATTTCGTGCGGCTCCTCGGCGAAGATCTGGTGCTGTTCCGGGACAAGGCCGGCCGCGTCGGGCTCCTTGCAGACCACTGCGCGCATCGCGGCGCTTCCTTGCTGTATGGACGGGTCGAGGAGCGGGGAATCGCCTGCGCGTACCACGGGTGGCTGTACGACGGGCGCGGCAACTGCCTGGAGACGCCAGCGGAGCCAGCCGGTAGTCGCTTCCACTTGTCGGTGAAACAACGGGCCTATCCCGTCGAGCGCCTCTTCGGTCTGTACTGGGCGTACCTTGGGCCGGCTCCCGCGCCGCCCATTCGCCGCCTCGACGTGATGGATTACCCGATCGAGCACGTGATGGAAACCCAATTCGATGCGAACTGGGTCCAGGTCGTCGAGAACAACCTCGACGGGGCCCATATCTACATTCTCCACCAGAACACCATGAGCGGCCACCGCGAGCCGTGCACCAGCACGACGCGCGGCCTCATCCACACTCTGGTCTCGCTCGATTACAACGAGGTCTCGTTCGGCATCATGCGGCGCATGGTCACGGCCGACGGCTATCTTCAGGAAGACCCGATGATCTTTCCGAACATGCTTCGCCGGCTCACGGAGCTGTCAATCAAAGTGCCGGTCGACGACTGCCACACGAAGAAATACGTGATCTTCGTCAATGGGGAGCGGCCCAACCCGACGCCCAACGATGAGCCGTCCGACTACTACGTCTTTCCGCCCAACGAAGCCAAGAGCGCGGCCGATTGCGTCTACCCCGACGCCACCTACCGAATGGACAAGCTCCGCTACCAGGACGTGATGGCGATCGAGACGCAGGGCCCGGTGACCGACCGTGCGAGCTGGCACCCGGCGACGACGGACCGCGGCGTCGCGATGTTCGATCGTCTGCTGCTGCGGCAGATGGACCGCGTCCGCGACGGGCTCGATCCCATTGGCGTCACGTGCGAGGCCGACGCGGTGATCGATACGAACATGGCGGCGATGCGCATACGGGCGGGCACCGCTCCGGTCCCCCAGGGCGTGCTGGTCCACCAGCGGCGACGATCAGCGGTCCTCGCCTGA
- a CDS encoding response regulator transcription factor, producing MLIIGTSEHAGEIAGALSLAGYRIWSTERADDARDMVNRVRPDLVVLDLQLSDADGLLFCADLRAQWPDLPIITFRETRRRCDPTLALRLGADDFLAYPVDIHELEARIHAVLRRSMRRRVAPAPEADQIRVGQLTIDRTARRVTLAGHPVRLTPTEYRLLCVLACKPDEVVSRPELAMKVWGYANIGGGRAIDGQIHRLRTKLESAADVAPAIVSQRGAGYRLVAPAESSLNRAYVERSVAN from the coding sequence GTGCTCATCATCGGGACGAGCGAGCACGCGGGCGAGATCGCGGGGGCTCTGTCCCTTGCGGGCTACAGGATTTGGAGCACCGAACGCGCGGACGACGCCAGGGACATGGTGAATCGAGTCCGACCGGACCTGGTCGTGCTCGATCTGCAGCTCTCCGACGCGGATGGCCTCCTTTTTTGCGCGGACCTTCGCGCCCAGTGGCCCGACCTCCCGATCATCACATTTCGCGAGACGCGTCGGCGGTGTGATCCGACCCTCGCCCTGCGGCTCGGCGCCGACGACTTCCTGGCCTATCCCGTCGACATTCACGAGCTGGAGGCTCGCATCCATGCTGTCTTGCGGCGAAGCATGCGACGCCGCGTGGCGCCGGCCCCCGAAGCCGACCAGATTCGGGTGGGCCAGCTCACGATAGACCGAACTGCCCGCCGTGTCACCCTGGCCGGGCATCCCGTCCGCCTCACGCCGACGGAATACCGCCTGCTCTGCGTTCTGGCGTGCAAGCCAGATGAAGTGGTCTCGCGCCCGGAGCTGGCCATGAAGGTCTGGGGCTACGCCAACATCGGCGGTGGGCGAGCGATCGACGGGCAGATCCATCGACTCCGCACCAAGCTCGAGTCCGCCGCGGACGTCGCCCCGGCCATCGTCTCCCAGCGCGGCGCCGGCTATCGCCTCGTCGCCCCCGCGGAATCATCGCTGAATCGCGCCTACGTGGAGCGATCCGTCGCGAACTAG